In the Candidatus Electrothrix sp. GW3-4 genome, one interval contains:
- the dnaK gene encoding molecular chaperone DnaK has translation MSKIIGIDLGTTNSCVAIMDGGDPKVIENSEGTRTTPSIVAFSDSGERLVGQVAKRQAVTNPTKTLFAIKRLIGRKFTDPEVKKSIELSPFKIVEGPNGDAMVEVDGKSYSAAEVSAMTLGKMKKTAEEYLGETVTEAVVTVPAYFNDAQRQATKDAGKIAGLNVQRIINEPTAASLAYGLDKKGEEKIAVFDLGGGTFDVSILEIGDGVFEVKSTNGDTFLGGEDFDMRIVNWLADEFKREQGVDLRDDKMALQRLKEEAEKAKKELSSSMETDINLPFITADATGPKHLNVKLSRAKLESLVADLIDRCEGPCLTALKDAGLSASDIDEVILVGGMIRMPKVQEKVKQIFGKDPHKGVNPDEVVAIGAAIQGGVLRGDVKDVLLLDVTPLSLGIETLGGVMTKLIEKNTTVPTKKSQVFSTAADNQPAVSIHVLQGEREMADANKTIGRFELADIPPAPRGVPQIEVTFDLDANGILHVSAKDMGTGKEQSIRITASSGLSEEEIEKMKKDAELHAEEDKKRKEMVEAKNNGDSMIHMTEKSLNELGDKVDAETKANVEREIENLKKALEGDDLEAIKSATETLTQASHKLAELMYAQASQDGGAAGAAGAAGAGAGAAGGSSSSGKDDDDDVVDADFEEVK, from the coding sequence ATGAGTAAAATAATAGGAATTGACCTGGGAACCACCAACTCTTGTGTGGCCATTATGGATGGCGGTGATCCTAAGGTTATTGAAAACAGCGAAGGGACCCGGACAACCCCATCAATTGTTGCCTTTTCCGACAGCGGCGAGCGTTTGGTCGGTCAGGTGGCAAAACGCCAGGCAGTTACCAACCCGACCAAGACCCTGTTTGCTATCAAACGACTGATCGGTCGCAAATTCACTGACCCTGAAGTAAAAAAATCCATTGAGCTGAGCCCCTTCAAGATCGTGGAAGGCCCCAATGGCGATGCAATGGTCGAGGTGGACGGCAAGTCCTATTCCGCAGCCGAGGTCTCTGCCATGACCCTGGGCAAGATGAAGAAGACCGCAGAAGAATACCTGGGTGAGACCGTAACTGAAGCGGTTGTCACTGTTCCTGCCTACTTCAACGATGCACAGCGCCAGGCAACCAAGGATGCAGGCAAGATCGCTGGTCTGAACGTGCAACGCATCATCAACGAGCCCACCGCAGCCTCTCTGGCCTATGGTCTGGACAAAAAAGGCGAAGAGAAAATCGCCGTCTTTGACCTGGGTGGTGGTACCTTTGACGTCTCTATCCTGGAGATCGGCGACGGAGTCTTTGAGGTCAAGTCCACCAACGGTGACACCTTCCTCGGTGGTGAAGACTTTGACATGCGTATCGTCAACTGGCTGGCAGACGAGTTCAAGCGGGAGCAGGGTGTTGATCTCCGTGATGACAAGATGGCGCTGCAGCGTCTCAAGGAAGAGGCAGAAAAGGCCAAGAAAGAGCTGTCCTCCTCTATGGAGACCGATATCAACCTGCCCTTTATTACTGCTGATGCCACCGGTCCCAAGCATCTGAACGTTAAACTGTCCCGGGCAAAACTGGAATCCCTGGTTGCAGACCTCATTGATCGCTGTGAAGGCCCCTGCCTGACCGCACTCAAGGATGCTGGCCTGTCTGCCTCTGATATCGACGAGGTCATCCTGGTCGGTGGTATGATCCGTATGCCCAAGGTCCAGGAGAAGGTCAAGCAGATCTTCGGCAAAGACCCGCATAAGGGGGTGAACCCGGATGAAGTTGTTGCTATCGGTGCTGCTATCCAGGGTGGTGTTCTGCGCGGTGATGTCAAAGATGTTCTGCTCCTTGATGTTACCCCGCTCTCGCTCGGCATTGAGACCCTGGGCGGTGTTATGACCAAGCTGATTGAAAAGAACACCACCGTCCCAACCAAGAAGAGTCAGGTCTTCTCCACCGCAGCCGACAACCAGCCTGCCGTATCCATCCATGTCCTCCAGGGTGAACGCGAAATGGCTGATGCCAACAAGACCATTGGTCGTTTTGAGCTGGCAGATATCCCGCCTGCACCGCGTGGGGTCCCCCAGATTGAGGTCACCTTTGACCTGGACGCCAACGGTATCCTCCATGTCTCTGCCAAGGACATGGGCACGGGTAAAGAGCAGTCCATCCGCATCACCGCCTCTTCCGGTCTGAGTGAGGAAGAGATTGAGAAGATGAAAAAGGATGCTGAGCTGCATGCGGAAGAGGACAAGAAACGCAAGGAAATGGTTGAGGCCAAGAATAACGGCGACTCCATGATCCACATGACCGAAAAAAGCCTGAATGAGTTGGGTGATAAGGTGGATGCCGAGACCAAGGCCAATGTAGAGCGCGAGATCGAAAACCTGAAAAAGGCCCTTGAAGGGGATGACCTTGAGGCCATTAAGTCTGCTACTGAGACCCTGACCCAGGCCTCCCATAAGCTGGCAGAGCTGATGTACGCCCAGGCTTCTCAGGATGGCGGTGCTGCCGGAGCAGCGGGCGCAGCAGGTGCTGGTGCTGGTGCAGCAGGTGGTAGCTCCTCTTCAGGCAAAGATGATGATGACGATGTTGTTGATGCTGATTTTGAAGAAGTGAAGTAA
- a CDS encoding nucleotide exchange factor GrpE, whose protein sequence is MTEKKKVEAEIVEEEQEEVQEEVTDSAEEQEETTEAATEEEEQTSVETLSQELEETRTKMLRIAADAENFKKRMERDKAKLLKYAGENILRELLTSVDNLDRALEQGAVEGGDPAQKLEALLAGVELTKKGLHTMLERFEVTPLDALGQPFNPDEMDALTMEASEEIPANHVVTEFAKGYTFKDRVLRHAQVVVSSGPAEKKEE, encoded by the coding sequence GTGACTGAAAAAAAGAAAGTTGAAGCAGAAATTGTTGAAGAGGAACAAGAAGAGGTGCAGGAGGAGGTGACTGACTCGGCTGAAGAGCAAGAGGAGACTACAGAGGCCGCAACAGAGGAAGAAGAGCAGACCTCTGTGGAAACCCTTTCTCAGGAGCTGGAAGAAACCCGCACCAAGATGTTGCGCATTGCCGCCGATGCAGAGAACTTTAAAAAGCGGATGGAGCGTGACAAGGCCAAGTTGCTCAAATACGCTGGTGAGAATATCCTGCGGGAGCTCTTGACCAGTGTGGATAACCTGGACCGGGCCCTGGAACAGGGAGCGGTTGAGGGCGGTGATCCTGCGCAAAAGCTTGAGGCCCTGCTGGCTGGAGTAGAGCTGACCAAAAAAGGCCTGCACACCATGCTGGAGCGCTTTGAGGTGACCCCGCTGGATGCCTTGGGACAGCCTTTTAATCCCGATGAGATGGATGCCCTGACCATGGAGGCCAGTGAGGAGATACCTGCTAACCATGTGGTCACCGAGTTTGCCAAGGGCTATACCTTTAAGGACCGGGTTCTTCGCCATGCCCAGGTCGTGGTCTCCAGTGGCCCTGCCGAGAAAAAAGAGGAGTAA
- a CDS encoding type II toxin-antitoxin system VapC family toxin has protein sequence MKPIVYVESSVISYLTSRPSRDVVIAGRQAVTVEWWDTQRHRFEMRISILVEEEISRGDVAAAELRKSRVADIPSLSISDEAVWVANLLLEEKAVPLGSEDDALHIGIAAAQGSDYLLTWNFKHINNAEKKAAITRLVESCGYACPLFCSLEELGGETDD, from the coding sequence ATGAAACCGATAGTATATGTTGAATCGTCTGTTATCAGTTATTTGACTTCTCGTCCGAGTCGTGATGTGGTTATTGCCGGACGACAGGCGGTCACTGTTGAGTGGTGGGATACACAGAGGCATCGCTTTGAGATGCGTATTTCTATCCTTGTGGAAGAAGAAATAAGCAGAGGGGATGTTGCGGCAGCCGAGTTGCGAAAGAGCAGGGTGGCTGATATCCCGAGCCTGTCTATTTCCGATGAGGCTGTCTGGGTGGCGAATCTTCTGCTGGAGGAAAAAGCCGTCCCGCTAGGCAGCGAGGATGATGCCCTGCATATAGGTATTGCGGCGGCACAGGGAAGCGATTATCTTTTAACGTGGAACTTTAAGCATATCAATAACGCCGAAAAAAAGGCTGCGATAACCCGGCTGGTGGAATCCTGCGGCTATGCCTGTCCGCTGTTCTGTTCGCTGGAAGAACTGGGAGGAGAAACAGATGATTGA
- a CDS encoding type II toxin-antitoxin system RelE/ParE family toxin: protein MIIKFKHKGLRKLFQSGNIAGILPGHANRLRKILALLATAESPDDLDLPGLRLHALKGSRAGTWSVTVSGNWRVTFRFHNADVTDVHYEDYH from the coding sequence ATGATTATCAAGTTCAAGCATAAAGGACTCAGGAAATTGTTTCAATCAGGTAACATAGCCGGGATTCTTCCAGGACATGCGAACAGGCTTCGCAAGATTCTTGCCTTGCTTGCAACGGCAGAATCTCCTGATGATCTGGACCTGCCCGGTCTTCGTTTGCATGCACTGAAAGGAAGCAGGGCCGGAACATGGTCGGTGACGGTCAGCGGAAACTGGAGGGTGACTTTTCGATTTCACAATGCTGATGTAACGGATGTTCATTACGAAGATTATCATTAA
- a CDS encoding HigA family addiction module antitoxin — translation MEMYNPPHPGEIIREFCLDALELSVTDAAKALGVTRKRLSALLNGRSKISPEMALRLSKVFGRTPEGWLKLQLQFDLGKIRKKVDLSRLKRMEL, via the coding sequence ATGGAGATGTACAATCCTCCGCATCCGGGAGAGATTATCCGGGAATTCTGTCTGGATGCCTTGGAGTTGAGCGTGACTGATGCGGCCAAGGCGTTGGGAGTGACACGCAAGAGGTTATCTGCTCTGTTGAACGGTCGTTCCAAGATAAGCCCGGAAATGGCCTTGCGGTTGTCCAAGGTCTTCGGGCGCACTCCCGAAGGTTGGCTGAAACTTCAGCTTCAGTTTGACTTGGGCAAGATCAGGAAGAAGGTGGATTTGAGTAGGTTGAAGCGAATGGAGCTGTAA
- a CDS encoding transposase: MKPHHSRYWLNPNHDNEELFVLEVKDVCETYHEAPRKAVINGRRTISIDENTGIQALERKNPTKKIEPGKPERIEFEYIRHGTLSLIANFDVVTGEVVSPSIGDTRDEHDFCEHIRSLILSDPETREWVFVADQLNTHKSESLVKLVSELCEIKDNLGVKGKQGILKSMKSRAEFLRKKDHAIRFVYTPKHCSWLNQVEIWFGILTKKIIKRGNFTSKKDLRSKLLDFIDYFNATMAKPYKWTFNGLPLKA; encoded by the coding sequence GTGAAACCTCATCATAGTCGGTATTGGCTCAATCCCAATCATGACAATGAAGAACTGTTTGTTTTAGAAGTGAAAGATGTCTGTGAAACATACCACGAAGCTCCCCGAAAGGCGGTAATAAACGGCAGGCGAACCATCAGTATTGATGAAAATACCGGAATACAGGCTCTTGAGAGGAAAAATCCGACAAAAAAGATAGAGCCGGGAAAGCCGGAGCGGATTGAGTTTGAGTACATCAGGCACGGAACACTCTCGCTCATTGCAAACTTTGACGTAGTGACCGGTGAAGTCGTCTCTCCCAGCATAGGAGACACTCGGGACGAACATGATTTTTGCGAACATATTCGAAGCCTTATATTAAGCGATCCGGAAACTCGGGAGTGGGTCTTTGTGGCTGATCAGCTCAATACTCATAAGTCGGAATCACTTGTCAAGTTGGTCAGTGAATTATGCGAAATAAAAGATAATTTAGGCGTCAAAGGGAAACAAGGCATTTTGAAATCAATGAAAAGCAGAGCCGAATTTCTCAGGAAGAAAGACCATGCAATTCGCTTTGTTTATACCCCAAAACACTGTTCATGGCTCAATCAAGTAGAAATTTGGTTTGGTATTCTTACTAAGAAAATCATTAAAAGAGGTAATTTTACATCAAAAAAAGATCTCAGGAGCAAATTGCTCGACTTTATTGATTACTTTAATGCGACAATGGCAAAACCATACAAATGGACATTTAATGGGTTGCCGTTAAAAGCATAG
- a CDS encoding helix-turn-helix domain-containing protein: MPTPKSPSIAVSEQQKEILSKIARQSTADFREVSRASLILEIEKGKPNSKIAKVMSCSIDKVKHWRYKWLANQDTLMQIEADPQNANQLEKSIREVLKDNPRPGAPVTYSSEQYCQILAVALEHPEESGRPISQWSSRELADECNKRGITSGISDRQVGRFLKRNRCETSS, translated from the coding sequence ATGCCTACACCCAAATCGCCATCAATTGCTGTTTCCGAACAACAGAAAGAAATTTTGTCAAAAATAGCTCGACAATCAACAGCTGATTTTCGTGAGGTAAGTCGGGCTTCTTTAATATTGGAGATTGAGAAAGGAAAACCGAACTCAAAGATTGCAAAAGTCATGAGTTGCAGTATCGACAAGGTTAAACATTGGAGATACAAGTGGCTGGCCAACCAAGATACTTTAATGCAAATAGAGGCTGATCCCCAAAATGCCAATCAGTTGGAAAAAAGTATTCGAGAAGTTTTAAAAGATAATCCGCGTCCGGGAGCACCAGTAACTTATTCTTCAGAACAATATTGTCAGATTTTAGCAGTTGCACTGGAGCATCCCGAAGAAAGCGGTCGTCCAATTTCTCAATGGAGCAGTAGGGAATTGGCGGATGAATGCAATAAGCGTGGGATAACCTCTGGAATTTCGGACCGTCAAGTGGGCCGATTTTTAAAAAGAAACCGATGTGAAACCTCATCATAG